From a single Larimichthys crocea isolate SSNF chromosome XIII, L_crocea_2.0, whole genome shotgun sequence genomic region:
- the LOC104940432 gene encoding non-canonical poly(A) RNA polymerase PAPD7 isoform X2: MDPRTAWIQPEQKGPANSLWMHIWETSQGFGANTGIDNHLHHQRNFANANANSADTNGECCKNVAPPPPPPGVVFGKLPKRDGGGERGSVRRKGSLSPSSSSLDSEAESSSPSGSSLQIDNLNVAEEASRFLHYGEHELNENNLRRQYPPPPFHTVHQHCRSMQQSFGHTPAGMKNQHGNKHHHHPSHSSGRRRHLNRANTFHGINPLLTYGCNGHYADSPCSLWKTRRYSPGINGLHEEIVDFFNFMSPRPEEEAMRQDVVNRIESVIKDLWPTARVEIFGSFSTGLYLPTSDIDLVVFGTWDHPPLQELEQALRKHNVAGPYPIKVLDKATVPIIKLTDHETEVKVDISFNVETAVKAAQFIKSYLKKYTVLPPLIFVLKQFLLQRDLNEVFTGGISSYSLILMAISFLQLHPRIDTRRTNINLGILLIEFFELYGRDFNYMKTGIRVKGGGAYLSKEEMLKAMGSGNRPSMLCIEDPIQPGNDVGRSSYGILQVKQVFDFAYMVLSHGVSPLARAYPNKDTLGRIIKVSPEVLAYRDWTIKKWGAKQYAKLENHDVETCEQDLARLLLVSVEDQRDTSSPLSADSSSSSPVFLPSPQHHSSSSSACSLSSSGSDIESDSPPSSNAAIQLHPLTLASMHSVIQMATDLRATHPAGFIHTTPQVPMALPENLTIPSLSNCQFYHENPPLISVVHRHMSQAAQVSQHTNSTSPLPSPLHQLHHPQVGGQQGPAYTIRSHSHGSLEPHNIGFKHNQGGGLRGQNHSQGNFSPQRRFVPQGHNTAPGFRNQQQQQYNRNTWRRRKRDNLPALNQSR; encoded by the exons ATGGATCCCAGGACCGCTTGGATCCAGCCGGAGCAGAAGGGACCTGCCAATTCCCTGTGGATGCACATTTGGGAAACCTCTCAGGGATTTGGAGCAAACACCGGCATCGACAACCACCTTCACCACCAACGCAACTTTGCTAATGCGAATGCTAACTCCGCGGACACAAACGGCGAGTGTTGCAAAAACGTagcgccgccgccgccgccgccgggGGTTGTGTTTGGAAAACTGCCCAAGCGAGACggcggaggagagaggggaagcgTCCGGAGGAAGGGCTCGCTGTCgccgtcttcctcctctttggaCTCGGAGGCCGAAAGCTCTTCGCCCTCCGGCTCCTCTCTGCAAATCGATAATTTGAACGTCGCAGAAGAGGCCAGCCGGTTTTTACACTACGGCGAGCACGAGTTGAACGAGAACAATCTCAGACGGCAGTATCCTCCTCCGCCTTTCCACACTGTTCACCAACACTGTCGCAGCATGCAACAATCCTTCGGCCACACCCCCGCCGGGATGAAAAATCAGCATGGGAACAAGCACCACCACCATCCGTCACATTCATCCGGCCGCAGGAGGCACCTGAACAGAGCCAACACTTTCCACGGCATCAACCCGCTCCTGACCTACGGCTGCAATGGACACTATGCAGACTCTCCCTGCAGCCTGTGGAAAACCAGGCGGTACAGCCCGGGTATTAATGG TCTTCATGAAGAAATCGTGGACTTTTTCAACTTCATGTCACCACGACCAGAGGAGGAAGCCATGAGACAGGATGTCGTGAACAGGATAGAAAGTGTCATCAAGGACTTGTGGCCCACAGCACGG GTGGAAATATTTGGCAGCTTCAGCACAGGACTTTATCTTCCAACAAG TGACATTGACCTGGTGGTGTTTGGAACATGGGACCATCCCCCACTGCAGGAACTGGAACAAGCCCTGAGGAAACACAATGTGGCTGGCCCATATCCCATCAAGGTCCTCGACAAAGCTACA GTGCCAATCATCAAGCTTACTGACCATGAAACTGAGGTGAAAGTGGACATCAGCTTCAATGTTGAGACTGCTGTTAAAGCAGCACAGTTCATCAAAAGCTATCTCAAG AAGTACACTGTTCTGCCACCCCTGATCTTCGTCCTGAAGCAGTTCCTACTGCAGAGAGATCTAAATGAAGTATTCACTGGAGGCATCAGCTCTTATAGCCTTATACTGATGGCCATCAGTTTTCTGCAG TTACACCCTCGGATCGACACGCGACGTACCAACATCAACCTGGGAATCCTACTGATCGAGTTCTTTGAGCTGTACGGCCGCGATTTCAACTACATGAAGACTGGCATCAGGGTGAAGGGTGGAGGGGCTTACCTGTCCAAGGAGGAAATGCTCAAAGCCATGGGAAGTGGGAACAGGCCATCCATGCTCTGCATAGAAGATCCAATACAGCCAG GGAATGACGTGGGCAGGAGTTCATATGGCATTCTGCAGGTCAAGCAGGTGTTTGACTTTGCCTACATGGTGCTGAGTCATGGTGTGTCTCCTCTTGCACGGGCATACCCCAACAAAGA TACTTTAGGACGTATCATCAAAGTCAGCCCAGAAGTGTTGGCTTACAGGGACTGGACGATCAAGAAGTGGGGAGCCAAGCAGTATGCCAAGCTGGAGAACCATG ATGTAGAGACCTGTGAGCAGGACCTTGCCAGGCTGTTGCTGGTCTCTGTAGAGGATCAGAGAGACACTTCCTCCCCTCTCAGTGCCgactcctcttcttcttctccagtcTTTCTCCCCAGCCCTCAACACCATTCCTCATCATCCTCTGCATGTTCACTCTCCTCTTCTGGAAGTGACATA gAGTCTGATTCTCCCCCAAGCAGTAATGCCGCTATCCAACTCCATCCCCTCACCCTGGCCTCAATGCATTCAGTAATCCAGATGGCTACTGACTTGAGGGCAACACATCCAGCAGGATTTATCCACACCACACCTCAg gtCCCGATGGCTCTCCCAGAAAACCTAACTATCCCCTCGCTCTCCAATTGCCAGTTCTACCACGAGAATCCACCTTTAATCAGTGTTGTGCACCGTCACATGTCACAAGCTGCACAAGTCTCCCAGCACACCAACTCCACAAGCCCTCTCCCCAGCCCCCTCCACCAGCTCCATCATCCTCAGGTAGGAGGGCAGCAGGGCCCCGCTTACACCATAAGATCCCACTCCCATGGCTCACTTGAGCCGCACAATATTGGCTTCAAGCACAATCAAGGTGGCGGCCTCCGAGGTCAAAACCACTCTCAAGGTAACTTCAGTCCCCAGCGGCGGTTCGTTCCCCAGGGTCATAACACAGCACCAGGTTTCaggaaccagcagcagcagcagtacaacCGTAACACCTGGCGGCGCAGAAAGAGGGACAATCTTCCTGCTCTTAACCAGAGCAGATGA
- the LOC104940432 gene encoding non-canonical poly(A) RNA polymerase PAPD7 isoform X1, translating to MDPRTAWIQPEQKGPANSLWMHIWETSQGFGANTGIDNHLHHQRNFANANANSADTNGECCKNVAPPPPPPGVVFGKLPKRDGGGERGSVRRKGSLSPSSSSLDSEAESSSPSGSSLQIDNLNVAEEASRFLHYGEHELNENNLRRQYPPPPFHTVHQHCRSMQQSFGHTPAGMKNQHGNKHHHHPSHSSGRRRHLNRANTFHGINPLLTYGCNGHYADSPCSLWKTRRYSPGINGLHEEIVDFFNFMSPRPEEEAMRQDVVNRIESVIKDLWPTARVEIFGSFSTGLYLPTSDIDLVVFGTWDHPPLQELEQALRKHNVAGPYPIKVLDKATVPIIKLTDHETEVKVDISFNVETAVKAAQFIKSYLKKYTVLPPLIFVLKQFLLQRDLNEVFTGGISSYSLILMAISFLQLHPRIDTRRTNINLGILLIEFFELYGRDFNYMKTGIRVKGGGAYLSKEEMLKAMGSGNRPSMLCIEDPIQPGNDVGRSSYGILQVKQVFDFAYMVLSHGVSPLARAYPNKEYDSTLGRIIKVSPEVLAYRDWTIKKWGAKQYAKLENHDVETCEQDLARLLLVSVEDQRDTSSPLSADSSSSSPVFLPSPQHHSSSSSACSLSSSGSDIESDSPPSSNAAIQLHPLTLASMHSVIQMATDLRATHPAGFIHTTPQVPMALPENLTIPSLSNCQFYHENPPLISVVHRHMSQAAQVSQHTNSTSPLPSPLHQLHHPQVGGQQGPAYTIRSHSHGSLEPHNIGFKHNQGGGLRGQNHSQGNFSPQRRFVPQGHNTAPGFRNQQQQQYNRNTWRRRKRDNLPALNQSR from the exons ATGGATCCCAGGACCGCTTGGATCCAGCCGGAGCAGAAGGGACCTGCCAATTCCCTGTGGATGCACATTTGGGAAACCTCTCAGGGATTTGGAGCAAACACCGGCATCGACAACCACCTTCACCACCAACGCAACTTTGCTAATGCGAATGCTAACTCCGCGGACACAAACGGCGAGTGTTGCAAAAACGTagcgccgccgccgccgccgccgggGGTTGTGTTTGGAAAACTGCCCAAGCGAGACggcggaggagagaggggaagcgTCCGGAGGAAGGGCTCGCTGTCgccgtcttcctcctctttggaCTCGGAGGCCGAAAGCTCTTCGCCCTCCGGCTCCTCTCTGCAAATCGATAATTTGAACGTCGCAGAAGAGGCCAGCCGGTTTTTACACTACGGCGAGCACGAGTTGAACGAGAACAATCTCAGACGGCAGTATCCTCCTCCGCCTTTCCACACTGTTCACCAACACTGTCGCAGCATGCAACAATCCTTCGGCCACACCCCCGCCGGGATGAAAAATCAGCATGGGAACAAGCACCACCACCATCCGTCACATTCATCCGGCCGCAGGAGGCACCTGAACAGAGCCAACACTTTCCACGGCATCAACCCGCTCCTGACCTACGGCTGCAATGGACACTATGCAGACTCTCCCTGCAGCCTGTGGAAAACCAGGCGGTACAGCCCGGGTATTAATGG TCTTCATGAAGAAATCGTGGACTTTTTCAACTTCATGTCACCACGACCAGAGGAGGAAGCCATGAGACAGGATGTCGTGAACAGGATAGAAAGTGTCATCAAGGACTTGTGGCCCACAGCACGG GTGGAAATATTTGGCAGCTTCAGCACAGGACTTTATCTTCCAACAAG TGACATTGACCTGGTGGTGTTTGGAACATGGGACCATCCCCCACTGCAGGAACTGGAACAAGCCCTGAGGAAACACAATGTGGCTGGCCCATATCCCATCAAGGTCCTCGACAAAGCTACA GTGCCAATCATCAAGCTTACTGACCATGAAACTGAGGTGAAAGTGGACATCAGCTTCAATGTTGAGACTGCTGTTAAAGCAGCACAGTTCATCAAAAGCTATCTCAAG AAGTACACTGTTCTGCCACCCCTGATCTTCGTCCTGAAGCAGTTCCTACTGCAGAGAGATCTAAATGAAGTATTCACTGGAGGCATCAGCTCTTATAGCCTTATACTGATGGCCATCAGTTTTCTGCAG TTACACCCTCGGATCGACACGCGACGTACCAACATCAACCTGGGAATCCTACTGATCGAGTTCTTTGAGCTGTACGGCCGCGATTTCAACTACATGAAGACTGGCATCAGGGTGAAGGGTGGAGGGGCTTACCTGTCCAAGGAGGAAATGCTCAAAGCCATGGGAAGTGGGAACAGGCCATCCATGCTCTGCATAGAAGATCCAATACAGCCAG GGAATGACGTGGGCAGGAGTTCATATGGCATTCTGCAGGTCAAGCAGGTGTTTGACTTTGCCTACATGGTGCTGAGTCATGGTGTGTCTCCTCTTGCACGGGCATACCCCAACAAAGAGTATGACAG TACTTTAGGACGTATCATCAAAGTCAGCCCAGAAGTGTTGGCTTACAGGGACTGGACGATCAAGAAGTGGGGAGCCAAGCAGTATGCCAAGCTGGAGAACCATG ATGTAGAGACCTGTGAGCAGGACCTTGCCAGGCTGTTGCTGGTCTCTGTAGAGGATCAGAGAGACACTTCCTCCCCTCTCAGTGCCgactcctcttcttcttctccagtcTTTCTCCCCAGCCCTCAACACCATTCCTCATCATCCTCTGCATGTTCACTCTCCTCTTCTGGAAGTGACATA gAGTCTGATTCTCCCCCAAGCAGTAATGCCGCTATCCAACTCCATCCCCTCACCCTGGCCTCAATGCATTCAGTAATCCAGATGGCTACTGACTTGAGGGCAACACATCCAGCAGGATTTATCCACACCACACCTCAg gtCCCGATGGCTCTCCCAGAAAACCTAACTATCCCCTCGCTCTCCAATTGCCAGTTCTACCACGAGAATCCACCTTTAATCAGTGTTGTGCACCGTCACATGTCACAAGCTGCACAAGTCTCCCAGCACACCAACTCCACAAGCCCTCTCCCCAGCCCCCTCCACCAGCTCCATCATCCTCAGGTAGGAGGGCAGCAGGGCCCCGCTTACACCATAAGATCCCACTCCCATGGCTCACTTGAGCCGCACAATATTGGCTTCAAGCACAATCAAGGTGGCGGCCTCCGAGGTCAAAACCACTCTCAAGGTAACTTCAGTCCCCAGCGGCGGTTCGTTCCCCAGGGTCATAACACAGCACCAGGTTTCaggaaccagcagcagcagcagtacaacCGTAACACCTGGCGGCGCAGAAAGAGGGACAATCTTCCTGCTCTTAACCAGAGCAGATGA